A window of Geotrypetes seraphini chromosome 16, aGeoSer1.1, whole genome shotgun sequence genomic DNA:
GGCGTGAGGGAGCTTGGGATGACCCAAGCAACTGCAGATGTACGTGGCCGCCAGTAATAGAGCAATGGAGGGGAGCAGGGTATCTGGAAGATAGGGGGCTGTTAAACAGCTGGAAATATGGCAGCGGACCTCCCCCCATTCCGGACAGAGCTCCCCCTGCAGGACTCCCCACAGAAAGTCACGGCTGCCATAGGAGGCCCCTACTAGCCAGCAGCTGAGTGTGAAGAGACAGTTCACCAGAGGCAACAAGGGCCCTGAGCCCCAGGCAGAGCAGAGACCCTCACTGAGGAGCAAACCCGGCAACAGGAGCAGAACACTGTTGTACAGCTGGTTTTGGAAGGCCAGGAAGTGGAGAGAAAGATGATTCAGTTGGCGATCTTCCAGGAGGGCACAGGCCCATTGGATTAGGAGGTACCCTGTAGCAAAGACGGAGAAGGTGAGAGGAGGATTTGTATTACACACTACCAGCATCTAGATTTTCCTCACTGCAGTGGGGCATTAAGACTAGTCGAGATTACGCCAATTCATGCTTTTCGTACTATCTAAGTTACGATTATGGCAATTTAGCATATGCAGGCATGGGAACAGGTCAACTGATGCgcttacaaacagtacaaaatggtGCGATTCGGCTGCTAGGCTAAGCATATATtcgtgatcatgtgacacctctgtacctgaaattccattggttgccaatagaatttaggatcaaatttaagatctttttttttccaaatctttattcattttaacatatacatcaagtgtacattaaaatatgaacacaacatattacattatcacttgataattccataacaatatatagctaaaagatttatatcccacccccatcTCATATGTTGGCACATCGAGCATTGTTTGAGTTCCAGCTATTATATTTTTCTAACTTGGTGTTATTTTCTGCACCGAGGCATCTATTACGATCTTTGAATGACAATAGGGTCGCTGGTCCTCATATTTCGAAGGCCCATCTTGCCTCAGctagagattgtgcatttttCTATTTAGTTCCACGGTTATGGAACTGAGGCAAGAAGAATCGTACtatgtataaattttaaaagacatctaaaagcacatttttttcaattgaaGAAATGAGTTTGGGACTGCAGTCTGtacttattcatttatttttaaaataatttttggttTATATTAATTAGTTCATTTTCattattgatattttgattgtTATGGAATATTATGTTACAAAAACAATTATTTTTCTCCTGTTCTGTccttttcaaaattgttttgtataatatattgtaAACCCTTGGATCCTTTTTGGCTATAtacgcggtatataaagtttttcatAAACATAAAGTGACGGCACCCCGTTAGCAGCTAGAGCTTCCTTGCCAAAGTGACGCTACCTTACTTCCCTCCCTATTAACAGGAGAAGTTCCCTTGCAGAAGTCACCCCACTTCCCTTGATCA
This region includes:
- the LOC117350088 gene encoding uncharacterized protein LOC117350088; this translates as MSVAESVLCLEILRNVMNLPVLPLLRSRKHSIGTYSILILSLTDFLITGYLLIQWACALLEDRQLNHLSLHFLAFQNQLYNSVLLLLPGLLLSEGLCSAWGSGPLLPLVNCLFTLSCWLVGASYGSRDFLWGVLQGELCPEWGEVRCHISSCLTAPYLPDTLLPSIALLLAATYICSCLGHPKLPHASRVPKIASWGLLWLAVVPFLYAVAPFWWLSGPLILGLDSLLPTSKPETAPRRAGEDAV